In Myxococcales bacterium, the genomic stretch TCAACAACAGCACTCCTGAAGAGGCCAAGAGCAAGACGCTCTTCGATAACCTTACACCGCTCTATCCAGACGAGAGAATAAAACTCGAATACGATCCGAAAAACTATTCTACGAGGATCATGGACCTCTTCACTCCGATAGGGAAGGGACAGCGCGCGCTGATCGTCTCTCCGCCGAGGGCCGGAAAGACCGTCCTTTTGCAGAACGTGGCCAATGCGATCACCTCGAATCATCCGGAAGTTACGATGATAGTCCTTCTCATCGATGAAAGGCCGGAGGAAGTGACGGACATGGAGCGCTCGGTGAAGGCTGAGGTGGTGAGCTCAACGTTCGACGAACCAGCTACGCGCCACGTACAGGTTGCTGAGATGGTTATCGAAAAAGCCAAGAGGCTGGTCGAACACGGCAAGGACGTCGTCATACTTCTCGATTCAATAACCAGGCTCGCCAGAGCTTACAACGCTGTCGTTCCTCCCTCTGGTAAGATCCTTTCAGGCGGCGTCGATTCCAACGCCCTTCACAAGCCGAAACGCTTCTTCGGTGCGGCGAGAAATATCGAAGAGGGTGGCAGCCTCACCATCATAGGAACGGCTCTCATAGACACCGGCAGCCGAATGGATGAGGTCATTTTCGAAGAGTTTA encodes the following:
- the rho gene encoding transcription termination factor Rho; the encoded protein is MHLNELKRKKIGELIEIGNNMNIENATSLRKQELIFALLQAHSEQNGAIFGEGVLETLPDGFGFLRSPDYNYLPGPDDIYVSPSQIRRFGLRTGDTVAGQIRPPKEGERYFALLKVDSINNSTPEEAKSKTLFDNLTPLYPDERIKLEYDPKNYSTRIMDLFTPIGKGQRALIVSPPRAGKTVLLQNVANAITSNHPEVTMIVLLIDERPEEVTDMERSVKAEVVSSTFDEPATRHVQVAEMVIEKAKRLVEHGKDVVILLDSITRLARAYNAVVPPSGKILSGGVDSNALHKPKRFFGAARNIEEGGSLTIIGTALIDTGSRMDEVIFEEFKGTGNMEIHLDRKLMEKRIFPCMDVNKSGTRKEELLLNDEELNKVWILRKMLQPLNQIDAMEFLLDKVTPCKTNKEFLMSMNQ